In Acidobacteriota bacterium, the following proteins share a genomic window:
- a CDS encoding transcription elongation factor GreA: protein MKARLLKRIEGEIQTLERELTRELPKEIQRARELGDLRENAEYQAAKERQRLVEARIGMLRTRVAEIALMNLDRLPHDRAALGSTVLLRAEDGATITYELVMPEDADPAKGWVSTASPIGRAIVGREEGDEIQVKTPSGVREFEIVELTTIHES, encoded by the coding sequence ATGAAGGCAAGACTGCTCAAGCGGATCGAGGGCGAGATTCAGACGCTGGAGCGCGAGCTCACTCGCGAGCTTCCCAAGGAGATTCAGCGGGCCCGGGAGCTGGGCGACCTGCGCGAGAACGCCGAGTACCAGGCGGCGAAGGAGCGGCAGCGACTCGTCGAGGCCCGCATCGGCATGCTGCGGACCCGGGTCGCGGAAATCGCGCTGATGAACCTCGACCGCCTGCCGCATGATCGGGCGGCGCTCGGGTCGACCGTACTGCTGCGCGCGGAGGACGGGGCGACCATCACCTACGAGCTGGTGATGCCCGAGGATGCCGATCCCGCGAAGGGGTGGGTGTCGACCGCGTCCCCGATCGGCCGGGCCATCGTCGGCCGGGAGGAAGGCGACGAAATCCAGGTCAAGACGCCGAGCGGCGTCCGCGAGTTCGAGATCGTCGAGCTGACCACTATCCACGAGTCCTGA
- a CDS encoding replication-associated recombination protein A produces the protein MKSGHLFESAAPDRRAVEAPLAERMRPRTFEELVGQQELLAPGRPLRAAIERDALQSIILWGPPGTGKTTIARLIATVTRAHFIAFSAVLSGIKDIKAVMAEAQAARRELARRTILFVDEIHRFNKAQQDAFLPRVEAGDIALIGATTENPSFEVNAALLSRSKVFVLQPLATDETAAILRRAVADSERGLGSTGVAADDDALAAIARHASGDARVALNLLELAATLAGSGRIDRELLARAIQKRALLYDKSGDEHFNLISALHKSLRNSDPDAGVYWLARMIEAGEEPLYIARRLVRFASEDVGNADPNALAVAVAAKEAVHFIGMPEGNTALAQAVTYLATAPKSNAVYAAYNRAAADAHEQVAEPVPLHLRNAPTRLMKEQGYGDGYAYAHDDPDGVTGMDCLPPALAGRRYYRPTTRGYEKEVARRLDAWRALKRAKGQTTPARTEEP, from the coding sequence ATGAAGTCAGGCCACCTGTTCGAGTCCGCCGCGCCGGACCGGCGCGCCGTCGAGGCGCCGCTCGCGGAGCGGATGCGCCCGCGGACCTTCGAGGAGCTCGTGGGCCAGCAGGAGCTGCTGGCGCCCGGTCGGCCGCTGCGCGCCGCGATCGAGCGCGACGCCCTGCAATCGATCATCCTCTGGGGTCCGCCGGGCACCGGCAAGACGACCATCGCGCGCCTGATCGCCACGGTCACCCGCGCCCATTTCATCGCCTTCAGCGCCGTCCTGTCCGGCATCAAGGACATCAAGGCGGTGATGGCCGAGGCCCAGGCGGCGCGCCGCGAGCTCGCACGGCGCACGATCCTGTTCGTGGACGAGATCCACCGCTTCAACAAGGCGCAGCAGGATGCCTTTCTGCCCCGCGTCGAGGCGGGCGACATCGCGCTGATCGGCGCCACCACCGAGAACCCGTCGTTCGAGGTCAACGCGGCGCTGCTGTCGCGTTCCAAGGTCTTCGTGCTGCAGCCGCTGGCGACGGACGAGACGGCGGCCATCCTACGACGGGCGGTCGCGGATTCCGAACGCGGCCTCGGCTCGACCGGGGTCGCGGCGGACGACGACGCCCTCGCGGCCATCGCGCGCCACGCCAGCGGGGACGCGCGCGTGGCGCTCAACCTGCTGGAGCTGGCCGCCACCCTGGCCGGCTCCGGACGCATCGACCGGGAGCTGCTGGCGCGAGCCATCCAGAAGCGCGCCCTGCTCTACGACAAGTCGGGCGACGAGCACTTCAACCTGATCTCGGCGCTGCACAAGTCGCTGCGCAACAGCGATCCGGACGCCGGAGTCTACTGGCTGGCGCGCATGATCGAGGCGGGCGAGGAGCCTCTGTACATCGCGCGGCGTCTCGTGCGCTTCGCCTCCGAGGACGTCGGAAACGCCGACCCGAACGCCCTTGCGGTAGCGGTCGCGGCCAAGGAGGCGGTGCACTTCATCGGCATGCCGGAGGGCAACACCGCGCTGGCGCAGGCCGTCACCTATCTCGCCACCGCGCCCAAGAGCAACGCCGTCTACGCCGCGTACAACCGGGCCGCGGCCGACGCGCACGAGCAGGTGGCGGAGCCGGTCCCCCTGCACCTGCGCAACGCGCCGACCCGGCTGATGAAAGAACAGGGCTACGGGGACGGGTACGCCTACGCGCACGACGATCCGGACGGCGTCACCGGCATGGACTGTCTGCCCCCCGCGCTCGCCGGCCGCCGGTACTACCGGCCGACCACCCGGGGATACGAGAAGGAAGTCGCCCGCCGGCTCGACGCGTGGCGGGCGCTGAAGCGCGCGAAGGGGCAAACCACCCCCGCGCGGACGGAGGAGCCGTAG